The following is a genomic window from Paenibacillus sp. FSL R5-0766.
AAAGCTCCTTTCTACCGCGTAGTGGTATCGGATTCCCGTTCCCCACGTGACGGTCGTTTTATCGAGGAGATCGGTTACTACAACCCGGTTGAACAACCGGCTGTTGTTAAGATCGATGAAGATAAAGCATTGGCATGGCTTCAAAACGGTGCACAAGCATCTGACACTGTCCGCAACTTGCTTAGCAAAGCGGGCGTGATGAAGAAGTTCCACGAGTCTAAATTATCTAAATAAAGTGCTGATTCGGAGGGTCATCTATGGAAGAATTAGTAAGCATAATTGCTAAGGCTTTAGTCGATCATCCGGAAGATGTGACGGTTCGGACGGTTGAGAAAGACCGGCTTGTCGTTTATGAGTTAACCGTTCATCCTGACGATGTCGGGAAGGTAATTGGTAAACAGGGACGAATCGCGAAATCACTTCGTACGGTCGTCACATCAGCAGCAGTTAAGATGGATAAACGGGTTACCGTTGATATCATATCTTAAAGATATACGAAAGGGGGTTAGGATGCATGTCCTAGCCCCTTTTCGTGCATGCTGAACTTAATATGTTGGATTAGATATTGAATTGAAATATTTTTGGGTATGAGTGACTTCGGAGCAGTGTAGGGGACGGGATCGATTCTGGAGAAGCGTTAGCGTTCGCCTTTATCACCTCATTTTCACCTTTTAAATTAAGTTCGAAAAATGAGGGGGTAACAGCGATTGAAAGAACGAACCGTCGCCGGAACGACCATACGAGAGTCGAAGTAGCAGTTTAGTCTGATTTAATTTCGTAGGAGGAAATATGGCAGAATTTATGAATGTAGGTAAAATCGTTAATACGCATGGAATTCGCGGTGAGGTAAGAATCATGCCTTTAACTGATTTCCCGGAAGTGCGTTTCGCGAAAAATGCAGAGTTGTTTTTCTTTACACCAGATAATCATCCCGTCATGGTTAACGTGGAGTCTTCACGTTTGCATAAAAATATGTATATTCTTCGTCTGAAAGAGTACGGGAATATTAATGAAGTAGAAAAGTTTAAAGGCGGCATGGCCAAAGTGTTAAAAGAAAACCTGGCTGAGCTGGACGAAGGTGAATACTACTTCCATCAAATCGTTGGGTGTTCGGTCATCACCGAAGAGGGTGAGACGCTTGGAACCATCTCTGAAATTTTGACTCCGGGTGCCAATGATGTATGGGTTGTCAAAACGCCAGCAGGCAAAGAAGTGCTGATTCCCGTTATTGATGATGTAGTGCTTGATGTGGACATCGAACAGCAGCAAGTGAAGATTCACCTGATGGAAGGGCTGCTGTAACATGAAAGTGGATGTATTAACGCTATTCCCGGAGATGTTTGAAGGTGTGTTCGGAGCAAGCATTCTGGGCAAAGCTCAAACGAAGGGGCTCGTATCCCTTGGTGCAACCAACTTCCGAAATTATGCGACCAATAAACATAACACAGTAGATGATGCTCCTTACGGTGGGGGCGGGGGCATGGTGCTAAAACCAGATCCGATCTTTGCTGCTGTAGAAGATGTGCTGGAGCAACGCGGAGAAGCCGCTGCAACCATGAAAGCTCCACGTATCATCCTAATGTGTCCGCAAGGTGAGACGTTTACACAGAAAAAAGCAGAAGAACTTGTACAGGAAGATCATCTGATTTTTATATGTGGACATTATGAAGGTTACGATGAGCGCATCCGCGAATTTCTCGTGACGGATGAACTATCCATTGGTGATTACGTACTCACGGGTGGGGAGTTACCTGCAATGGTTGCGATCGACAGCATCGTACGTCTTATACCCGGTGTGCTTGGCAATGAGACAAGTGCCGTGACGGATTCCTTCAGCACTGGACTTTTGGAATACCCACACTACACACGTCCACCCGAGTTTAGGGGGATGAAAGTGCCGGACATGCTGTTGTCAGGACACCATCTGAACATTGAGGCGTGGCGCAGAGAGCAATCTTTGCTTCGTACGCTGGAGCGCAGACCAGAAATGTTGGAAACGGCCGATTTGACGGATAAAGAGCGGGTTTGGCTGAAAAAGATCCGCTCAAATCGTGAAAATGGCACAGAGTAAGTATATGTATCGTTGAACACGTAAATATATCTTTTTAGAGAGTACGAAAAATCCAACCTTGATACCAAAGGTTGGATTTTTTTCGTGTGTTTTGTAAATAAAGTTGGATATTCATTGGGTTATTCTATAAAATGGAGTTATATTTCAAAACTTAGTTTCACTCAATGAAACAAAAGGAGGTGTATGAATGTACAATATTATTGGTCTTGATCATATTCAGCTCGCAGCACCAGAAGGTTGTGAAGCGGAGGCACGTCATTTTTTCAATAAAGTACTGGGCTGGACGGAAATTCTTAAACCTGAAATTCTGAGAAAACGGGGTGGTGTATGGTTCGAGTGTGGCAGACACCAAGTGCATATTGGAGTACAAAGAGATTTTATTCTCGCCACAAAAGCTCATCCGGCATTTCATGTACAACATTTGGATCAGTTGCGTGAACATCTCATTCATAACCAAATTCATATTGTCGATGACGAAGCAAGGGCAGATGAAGGTGTAAGACGTTTCTATATAAATGATCCTTTTGGCAATCGCCTTGAGTTTTTAGAGTGGGTTTAAAATCATTCGTTTAAATCGTTTAATTACATAGGCACTTTTTTGCAGCTTTGAACTTTTTTGCATGATTCTAAATAGGGTTGTAAAAGAAAGGGATTTTCTTTATGGTGAACTCAGCTGGAATTGAATAATAAAGATAGCTGAGGAGGAAGGTTATGAATCATCAGCCTTATGAAATCGCCAGAGTAGATATTAGCCAAGCCGGAGAACGCTGCAAAATGCTTTTGGGAGATCTTAATGGGGACGGTAGACTTGAAATGTTGCTGGTACAGGCAGATGGGGGCATAGACGATCGGTATGTTCCGCATCAGGTATGCTGTTTGACTGCATTTGATCTGGAAGGAACATTACTATGGCAGGTCGGAACTCCCGATCCCGATGCAGGTGGTCCGGGTTCAGACTATCCCGCTCAGGTCGCAGATTGGGATGGAGATGGCAATAATGAAGTATTGTGTGTCATGGACAAACAATTTCTCGTATTGGATGGCCGGACCGGAGAGATCAAAGAAACACGTGATCTGCCAGGTGATGAAGCACATGACTGCATTATTCTCGCCAACCTGACGGGTAACCAGCAGAGAATGGACATTTTACTGAAAGACCGCTATAAGACGTTATGGGCACTTGACCATGATTTTAATTTGTTATGGAAGCACGAAGGGAACCCAGGACATTTTCCATGGGTATATGATATCGATGGAGATGGGAAAGATGAAGTGATGGCCGGATATGACATGTTGGATCATGATGGGACGTTATTATGGTCTTGTCATAATCTTGATGATCATGCTGACTGTATATGGTTTGGAGACGTTGACGGTGATGGGGAAGTTGAGGTTGTTATCGGTGGCAGTGTTACGGTCATGATGGACCGCTACGGTAATGAGAAGTGGCGTTATGAAGATTCGATTGAATCACAGCATATTGCGTTAGGTCATTTTTGTACTGGAATGGAAGGTTTACAGACTGCAGGTCTGGACCGGATTGTCCGTGGGGATGAGCATGGTAAGGATGGAATGTTCATGCTGGATAGCGCAGGGAGAGAAATTTGGAAAGAAAATCGCACGACTCGTGGTTGGTTAACCATTATAGAGCCTGTATGTAACTGGGATGAAGGTGAACCCGATTATATTTTGGCGTATCGCCGAGGTGGAGATGTGTTGCCTTCTTTGGTAGATGGAGATATGAAAACGGTTACTGAATTCCCGAAAGAGGGATATGTAGTACATGCAGATCTGGTCCAGACCGGACAGGAACAGATCATCATCTATGACGCAGAGGAAGCAGTGATTTATTCCAGCTCTCCAATGACATTATCACTTACCGATGCAAAAAGAGCCAAGCCACAGCTTAAAAGGCTGTATAGCTCGACTCTGTATCCAGGCGGTGAAGTTAAACTCTAGGTTTCACTGGTCATTCTCCGATGCAGGTAATTCGTTCTGCGGACTCGATTCGGGTTGAAGCAAGGACGCCAGATCAGTACCTGTCGTGACCGTCAAGCGAGGCAGCTTCATGGGATGATCTCCTGGATGCACAAATCCAGACTTTACGGTAAATGCCATGCGATATCCATGTTGTTGTAACTTGTAGATCATCTGTGTACTGGTATAACCAAAAGGATAGGCCAGATAAGGTGTGTCTATTCCGGTTTGCTTCATATGCTGGATATCATCATCCAGAAGACTGGTGTCCAGACCGACAGGTACGCTGTTGCCACAGCGCATAAATCCCTTGTGATGCAAGTTATAGGTATGGCTGTTAAATTCAAATACGTCAGTTGCGGCCTGCATCTCTGGTCTGGAGATGAAACTTTTTTTGGCAGGGTCAAATTCCGAAGGCTGATCTTGAATTTTGCTGCCAATGACAAACAATGAGGCGTGGAAATTATATTTTTGAAGCACAGGGTAAGCTAACGTATAATTGTTGTGGTATCCATCATCAAATGTAATCACAATAGATTTTTGTGGCAGGGAAATCTTCCCGCTAACATATTGTTCAAGCTGATCCAGTGTAATCGTGCGGTAGCCTTCATCATGCAGGTATTTCATATTTTGCTCGAAGTCCTCCAGATTAATGATGGATTTATTACCTGTCTCGTGATTGTTCAGTTTGGGTTCTATGTAATGATACATCAGTACAGGAACTTCTGTAGCGGTACCTCGTTCAACCCTGAAGGTAGAACGATCCAGCGCAGGTTGGTTAGAGAAGTCAGTGTGTGACAGCTCGAATGCTTTGCGTTTGACTATGTCCCAGGATGTGCAGGCTTTGTGTGACAGTGCATTCGTTGGATGAGTTACGGCATATGCATATAGTGTAATGGAGCATGTGAGCATGGCAAGTAGGGCAAGTGTGATCTTTTTCCAATATTTCATGAGTCTTGGGATTCTCCTTTTAAAGTGGTCAATAAGTTATATCATAGACGATATTACTACACGGGAAGTTACAGTATTTTTTCTTGCATCAGGTTGACTTGCAGATGAGAACGTTGATTCATGATCCATATGAGAGAATGTATTTTAGAATGAAGTCAACATGAGATGGATGAGTATCAGCGTTGCTGATTGAACAATAGGCATTCTGTTTAATTTCTCTTGTGTTTTGATATGCTGCGTGATACAATAAGTCTGTTATGTGGAATACGGCGGTCCTCTATGGATAATGAAGGAGACAAGGTGATCTCTGGAAGAAGTATGAACGCCTGTACGGAAGGAGGGAGTCATAGATGAATATCGTTCAAGCGATTACACAAGAACAACTTCGTAAGGATATTCCGAGTTTTCGTCCTGGTGACACTTTGAAAGTGCACGTTAAGGTAATCGAGGGAACTCGTGAGCGTATCCAATTGTTCGAAGGTGTTGTGATTAAACGCCGTGGTGGTGGAATCAGTGAGACTTTTACAGTTCGTAAAATTTCTTACGGTGTAGGTGTGGAAAGAGCTTTCCCGCTTCATTCCCCAAAAATCGATAGAATCGAAGTGGCTCGCCGTGGTAAAGTTCGTCGTGCGAAGCTTTATTATCTTCGTGAACTACGCGGTAAAGCAGCGAGAATTAAAGAAATTCGTTAATATAACGGATACCGGGAAGGGCTTGGAGACAAGCCCTTTTCGTTTTTGTCCGGGAAAAGTTGAACCGGAGGTACACTTCCGAGTAAAATGGTATGGCAACGCATGCGGTGAATAGTCCGGGAGGCTTGTAAAATCAGTTATTGAAGTGCGTGTTCAAAAAGACCGGTTTTCAGTACCGACTTTTTGAACAACCTCTTGAAGGCATTTGAATTGTGGATTAAATGTACTGTAATGCTTGGTGAAAGATTACATAACTGATGTGAATGTTTTGTATCCATCCATGGAGTTATTGGAACGATACAGAATGCTGGATGTGTGTACTGCTATAAACATGTACTGTGAAGAGAGGAAGATCTTGAATGGAACAAGAAGTTCAACATGACCGGGGCAATCCTGCCGAAGAGAAAAACAGTCGATCCAAAAAAGCCAAAAATGAAATTGTTGAATGGCTTAAAGCCATTGTTATCGCATTAGTTCTCGTCATTCTGATTCGGTGGTTGCTCTTCAAACCGTTTGTTGTGGACGGTCCGTCCATGCAGCCGAACTTTGAAACGGGTGAACGTGTGATCGTCAACGAAATCTTATATGATATCAGAGAACCGAAGCGCGGTGAAGTTATCGTCTTCCACGTACCATCCGAAGGTCGAGATTTCATTAAACGTGTTATTGCTGTAGAAGGTGATACCGTTGAGGTTCAGGACGATACCGTGATGGTTAACGGTAAAAAGATTGATGAAACGTATATTCAAGGAGCCATTGATGCAGCTGAAGCAAATGGTGGAACCTATAACGTGAAGGATTTCCCGAATGAGCAGTTCCCTGATGGCAAAGTGCCTGCAGGTCATGTATTTGTCATGGGAGATAACCGTCCAAATAGTACAGACAGCCGTATGATCGGTTATGTTTCGTTAAAAGATATTATTGGTCGTGCAGATGTGATTTTCTGGCCGATTGGTGAGATCAAGTGGATCAACCACTGAAATTGAAGTAAATAATGAGGTGAAGACAAGTTGACGATACAATGGTTTCCAGGTCATATGACTCGAGCCAGACGCCAGATTCAGGATAAGTTAAAGCTCATCGACGTGGTCATCGAACTATTGGATGCCCGTCTGCCTGTCTCCAGCCGTAATCCAATGATTGACGAAATATTGCTGGATAAACCCCGGATGATTTTGTTGAACAAATCGGATTTGGCAGATGCAAAAGTGACGCAAGAATGGATTGAATATTTCAAAAAAGAAGGAATTACCGCTTTCCCTGTAGATGCTTCGACGGGAACCAATGTTAAAGATATTCCCGTGCAGGCCAAGCTTCTTCTTAAAGAAAAAATTGACCGTCAAATTGCTAAAGGGATTAATCCTCGTGCGGTTCGCGGGTTGATCGTAGGGATTCCCAATGTAGGTAAATCAACACTGATTAACCGACTGGCTGGACGGAGTATTGCGTTAACAGGAGATCGTCCTGGTGTGACGAAGGGGCAACAGTGGATCAAGGTAGGCAAAGAAATGGAGTTATTGGATACTCCGGGTATTCTTTGGCCCAAGTTCGAAGATCAAAATGTAGGTTATCGTCTTGCTGTAACTGGTGCGATCAAAGAGGAAATTCTGAATGCAGAGGATATCGCCTTTTTTGGAATCAGTTACCTGATGCGTTATTACTGGGACGCTTTGGAAGAGAGATACGGACTTCAGGAGTTCTCCAAGGATGCAGATGATTCAGACAGTGTTATTGCGATTATGGAACAAGTCGGCCGTATCCGTGGATGTGTTGTAAGCGGTGGACGCATTGATCTGGAAAAGGCATCACGAGCATTTCTGCGTGAACTGCGAGCGGGTAAAATGGGACGTTTCTCTATGGAAGCTCCTTATTAAAAAAATGGACTCTACACGATGAAGATCATTATCTTTATCTGTTCATTTCATATATACAAGTGCCGAAAGAAGCGGCCGTTACCGGATTACCGGGAGCGGTCGTTTTTTGTGTATACAAACGCGGAAGTAGAGCTGGAACATACGTTGAAAACGATAAAATGGAAGAGGATTGAAGAACAGTATGCTTTATGGAATTGGCTGGCCTATATATCAGGTGCATCTAAATCGTGCTATGATGAATGGTGGTGCAATTTAAATTACACGAGGTCTGATATATTCAATTTAAACCATCAAATACCGATAAATGAAGACATCACTATCTTTATATTGTGAACCTCAAGGAAAAGTTTTGCTGAGAGAGACAGGTTGTACAGAACAAAAGACAGAGGATCTACGTCTATATTATAAAAAGTTGTAAGTGATACGCATGCTGAAAAAGCGTGGGTAGAGGAGATGAGCGTTATGGTTGAAAATAATGAAGAGATCGGGTTGAATCTACTGGATACCCCGATTGGACCAAAGAAGAAAAAAGAAGCGAGTGAACCTCGAGATCTGTTGCTCTATGAGCGGGAGTATTGGGACAGTGGGTTTGAACGTATTGCTGGTATTGATGAGGTAGGACGGGGATGTTTGTTTGGGGATGTTGTCGCAGCGGCAGTTATTTTACCGAAGGATCTCATCCTGGAAGGTGTGAATGACTCCAAGAAATTAACGGAGAAAAAACGTGATGCATTATATGACGTCATTATGGAAAAAGCGCTGGCGGTAGGTATCGGGTACGCGGATGCAGAGACAATTGATCGGCTTAATATCAAGCAGGCTGCGAGACTTGCGATGAAAAGAGCTGTTGAAGCATTGGGAGAAACTCCTGATTATATGCTGGTGGATGCCGAGAAGGTGGATGTGAATGTACCTCAACTGTCTATTATTAAAGGTGACGCCAACAGTCAATCGATCGCAGCAGCATCTATTATTGCCAAGGTAACGCGAGATCGGCTGTGCAAGGAAGAATGGGATACGTTATATCCGGAATATGGTTTGTCGATACATAAAGGATATGCAACAAAAGTTCATCGGGAGCAGATTATGGCATTGGGGGCAACCCCGATGCATCGGCGCAGTTTTCTGGGCAACCTGCTTGGAGAGCAGCAATCTTTGTTTTAACATAGGTTTGAAGGAAGGAGGGGGAGAGATTTGAATATCGGTTCCATGATAAAGGGGTTAATGGGAGACAGTAAGCCCGGCAATGCCAAACCGCTTGAATTAAAGGAAGGTCAGGTGGTTCGTGGCTCCGTCGTTAGTGTATCCGATGATGGGGGAGAAGCAGTTCTGCAGATTCAAGGTGTGCAGGTGCGCGCCAAGTTGGAGACTCCACTCCGTCCGGGTGAGACCACGTTGCTTCAAGTGCAACCTCCAGGTGAAAATGGCATAACGGTAATGAAACCTATGACGGGTACACTTGCTGAGCTGCCACAAGCTTCGCTGAACAACCTGCTTAAGGATGTAGGACTGCCGGATACAAAAGGGAACCGGGAACTGTTACTTGCCATGCAGCGTAGCGGATTGCCGCTAACGAAGGGTAATGTGGCTATGGTCCAGAATATGATGACTGCCAAACCCGCACAGGTCCCTGTGGAAGAATGGGTGCAGGCGACAGGGATTGCTTTTCAGCGTGGCCTTCCGGTTACGGCGGAAACAGTAAAAGGATTACACCAGACGGTGTTTGGCCCCCCTCTGCACCAGTTGTTAAGCGGGTTGGCTGATCAGTTGGAAACGATGCTGACTCAAACAACAGGTAAACCGCTATTGCCTGGAGAACAATCTGCTACGTTGAAACCAGCAGTCGTGGCTGGCGCACCTGTATTACCCAATACATCACAGACGGAAGAAGGATTGGCTGCATCAGGCAATGGTCGTCAGGTGACTGGAACCGGAACACCTGCTTTGTCAACGCAACAAGGACAAGCGGCATTGGCAGGATCTATATCCATGACGGATGGCGGGGCAGACGATGCAGGTACTGCGGTGAAAGGAAACATGCAGGCCGGCGGAGGCACAGGAAATGCTGAAGCCGGGGCCAAGGCAGTTGCCAGCAACGTTGAAACGGCTGGCAAAGGGGGCGCAGGTATTCCGTCTGGAACCGGAATACCTGGAGAGGGCCTGCGCGGGGCTGACGCGGGGCAAGCTGGGAGCCGCCCGGGTACACCAGGGGCGGCAGCTGAATCTGTGGCTGGCCGTGCAAGTGCAGGCCAGCCTGAAGCAGGCGCGGCCGGGCGGACTGACGGCCGCGCTGAAACGCCTGCTGCTGCGGGGACGCCGTCCGCAGCAGGCCAGGCGGCGCCAGCAGCGCCTACGGCAGCGCAGCTGGCGCCCAAGCTGCTGGCGCTGCTGGACGCCCTGCGCAGCGCGTCCACTGCCGCACCGGCACAGCCTGGTGCGGCAGCACAGGCCGCCCCTGCATCGCAGGGCGGCCAGGCGGCTGCGGCTGCCGGAGGCGTGCCGCAGCCGTTGCCAGCCGGCGCTGATGCGCCGCCGGCTGGCGGTAGTGCCGCAGCACCTGCGGGAGCTGCGGCAGTGCTCGCGCCTGTCACCCACGAGGGGGACCCGTGGGTGGGGCGCGTGCTGAAGCTGCTCGGTGCAGAGCACGAGCAGCAGGCCGTTCACGGCGCGGCTGCGCAGCCGCGCGTGGGGGATGCGGCGAGTCCGGCAAATGCGGACACGCTGAAGGGCTTGCTGCTGCAGCTTGCCAGCAGCGAAGGTGCACCGGCGGCGCTTAAGGATGCCGCCGGACAGGCCGTGCAATATCTGACAGGTCAGCAGTTATTGCTGACGACAGATCGCAGTGCTACTTTTGCACAGATGCACTGGTTTATTCCGATCACTGGACCGGACGGGGAAGAAACGGCGTCTGTTCAGATTCAATCACGTCGTGGATCTCGTGGAGAGCTGGATGCGTCCAACTGCCGTCTATGGTTTGATCTGGACATGAAAAGTCTTGGGCCAACTCTGGTAGATGTACATGTGGTTAATAACATTGTCAGTCTGCGTGTATTAAATGATCGCGAAGGCATGGGATCGCTCCTGGAGAGCGGACGAGAGGTAATCCATCAGGCATTGGACAAGCTGGGCTATCAACTGCTGACCTTCAAGGCAGAACCGTGGCCTGTGGGGCAGGAACCGGGCGCGGAACGAAAAACGAGGGCCTCGGACTATAGTCCAGAACGATACAAAGGGGTGGACTTGAAGGTATGAAAGACGAGTCGTCACAACCCGATCTGCTCTCCAAAAAGGCGGTTGCCCTAAAATACGTCCCTGGAGAGAGCGAAGCACCTGTTGTTGTAGCCAAGGGCCGTGGCAAAGTGGCAGAAGCCATTCTGGATAAAGCCAGAGAAAACGGCGTGGCTGTTCAGGAGGATGCAGCACTTGTGGAGGTGCTCTCCAAGTTGGATCTGGATGAACAGATTCCAGCTGAACTGTATCAACTGGTCGCAGAGGTGCTAACATATGTCTACCGTGCAGATCGAATGGCCTCAGGACGTGAGGAAGACGAGTCATGGTAGAACATAGATCAGGCAAGGAGCCGGGACTGAAGCTTACACGACAGCAGAAGGGTCGATTAGGTGAAGAGGCTGCCTGTCAATGGTTGCGAGAGAACGATTATCGGATCATTAGACAGAACTGGCGTTGCCGTAGCGGTGAGATTGACATCATTGCTTCCTGCGAGGGCCTGATTGTCTTTGTGGAAGTAAGAAGCAGAAGTGGAGCCGCTCAGTACGGTACACCTCAGGAATCGGTTGATATGCGTAAAATGCAGCAGGTACGTTCAACCGCATCCGTATATTTGCAAATGACGGGAGAGACGGAACTTCAGATCCGTTTTGATGTAATTGCCGTAATGCTTGATCAAGCAGGAGAAATCGTCTCTTTGAATCATATTGTTAATGCTTTTTAAGAATTACACTCGAAGTTATTGCCACTTTAATTGATACGAATTGTATCTTTTTAATGTGAGTTGGTCAGTTATTTCGAAGTACAAGTTTAATTATGTCTTATCTTTGCATTCGTTTTAGTTATAAAATTAGTTAATATACTAAAGCCGTAGTTCCTCTTTATACAGGAGCTGCGGCTTTTTTTGATTTAACTATGAAATCACTAAACAGAGGATAGAGCATCGATAATAAAATCATTGTATTTCAGAAATTTATAGATACAAAATGTATCATTTGTAATAAACTAAGAAAGTTGAAATTTAAAGAGAGGTTGGTGGGATGTATGAAAGAGCTTCAGAATACTTCGAACAACACAGTAAAACAAGTATGGGAGTGCCCTCGGATGGAAGTGCTGGATATCAGCGAGACCATGAACGGTGGACAGGGGATTTGGCAATATGTTTGGGACGGAGAATTCTGGAAGCTTGAACTTATGGTCAGTTAATTTAAGAGGTTAAAGAGGAATGTTTGATCAATAAAATAAATGGTGAGGTGTAGTGAGAAGATGCAGACAAGTATCAAATGGATCATTCGACTAAGTACACTATCTTTATGTTTCATTTTGTTTGGAATCATGTATTCCGGAGTTTCTTATGCAGCCGATCCGTCTACACAGGCAAGTGTATCAGGTAAAGTTATTGATCGTCAGGGATTACCTGTCCAGAACGCTACTGTCAAGTATTGGCTTAATTATCGTGGGGATACGTCAGAGAAAAGTGTGAAGACGGATGGGAATGGACGGTATCATATTATAGAGTCCGTTGAAGACAATACGGACATTACTTTTGTAGTTGATGCAGAGGGTTATGTGACGTACAGACACTATAGCTCCTACGGATTGTCCGGTGGAGAGCAAATACAGCTTGATTTTCATATTTATGAGCCATCCACGATTGTAGGAACAGTCAAAGATCAGGCAGGCAGACCTGTTCCAGATGCTCGTATAAAAGTAACAAGTGTCTTTGATCGTATAGTGAAAACTGATCAGCAAGGTCGATATGCGGTTACAGGAATTGATTACGCCTATAATTCGAACATTGCAATATGGGTAGATGCCGATGATTATATGTTATATGAACAGGATCGCTTGGGTGTCCGGGAGGGAGGAACCTTGAGAATGGATGTTGTTTTGGCAGAGGCGGCACACGTGCGGGGAAAAGTTGTAGATGAGTCGGGCAATCCAGTAAGTGGGGCTAAAGTTAATGCTGGAGGTTCGGCAACAACAGATGCTCAAGGCAACTATTTAATAAAGCGCGTACCAACAGGGGCCAGAACGATAACGGGAGAAGCAGCAGGATATTTAAAAACGAGCCTAAGCGTTACTCTTGTAAAAGGAGATCATAATACGTTTAATATCGTACTTAAGAAGGATGCAGATATTACACCTCCAGTAACCAAGTACAGATTAGTTCCTATTACAGATACTGTGAACGGGAAAATATACATCAAAGGATTTACATTCAGACTTCAGGCAACAGACGAAGTCAAAGGTTCGGGCGTAAAAACAACGCAATATCGAATCAATGGGGGAGAATGGAAAAACTATGAAGGACCCGTCAAGTTTTATGCCCCAGATGTCAAGGTGGTAGAGTACTATAGTACAGATGTTGCAGGTAACCAGGAGAAGTACAACAAAATGGATTTTGTTAATGGCACATTTGAAGGGAATGGCGCGTTTGAAGGGGCGAGTTACGACGATTGATTACTCGTTGATATGATATGTGAATCAATAACATGAGAATAAAAGACGGTTCTGACTTGAGATCCCTCGCGGTGAATCAAGATTCAGAGTCGTCTTTTCTGTTCGTAATGACCTTAACGATAATGACCTCTGCCGCCCCTTTGAATCTCGTGATAAGATGGGTGTATAATCAAGAAGGTAAACTGGTATTTTATTATGTCATAAAGAAATTATATTGAATGTACAAGGCCGCGAATCACTATTGCGGTTGCAAATGATTTTATAAACAG
Proteins encoded in this region:
- the rpsP gene encoding 30S ribosomal protein S16 — its product is MAVRIRLKRMGAHKAPFYRVVVSDSRSPRDGRFIEEIGYYNPVEQPAVVKIDEDKALAWLQNGAQASDTVRNLLSKAGVMKKFHESKLSK
- a CDS encoding KH domain-containing protein → MEELVSIIAKALVDHPEDVTVRTVEKDRLVVYELTVHPDDVGKVIGKQGRIAKSLRTVVTSAAVKMDKRVTVDIIS
- the rimM gene encoding ribosome maturation factor RimM (Essential for efficient processing of 16S rRNA), which codes for MAEFMNVGKIVNTHGIRGEVRIMPLTDFPEVRFAKNAELFFFTPDNHPVMVNVESSRLHKNMYILRLKEYGNINEVEKFKGGMAKVLKENLAELDEGEYYFHQIVGCSVITEEGETLGTISEILTPGANDVWVVKTPAGKEVLIPVIDDVVLDVDIEQQQVKIHLMEGLL
- the trmD gene encoding tRNA (guanosine(37)-N1)-methyltransferase TrmD, which gives rise to MKVDVLTLFPEMFEGVFGASILGKAQTKGLVSLGATNFRNYATNKHNTVDDAPYGGGGGMVLKPDPIFAAVEDVLEQRGEAAATMKAPRIILMCPQGETFTQKKAEELVQEDHLIFICGHYEGYDERIREFLVTDELSIGDYVLTGGELPAMVAIDSIVRLIPGVLGNETSAVTDSFSTGLLEYPHYTRPPEFRGMKVPDMLLSGHHLNIEAWRREQSLLRTLERRPEMLETADLTDKERVWLKKIRSNRENGTE
- a CDS encoding VOC family protein, whose product is MYNIIGLDHIQLAAPEGCEAEARHFFNKVLGWTEILKPEILRKRGGVWFECGRHQVHIGVQRDFILATKAHPAFHVQHLDQLREHLIHNQIHIVDDEARADEGVRRFYINDPFGNRLEFLEWV
- a CDS encoding polysaccharide deacetylase family protein, which produces MKYWKKITLALLAMLTCSITLYAYAVTHPTNALSHKACTSWDIVKRKAFELSHTDFSNQPALDRSTFRVERGTATEVPVLMYHYIEPKLNNHETGNKSIINLEDFEQNMKYLHDEGYRTITLDQLEQYVSGKISLPQKSIVITFDDGYHNNYTLAYPVLQKYNFHASLFVIGSKIQDQPSEFDPAKKSFISRPEMQAATDVFEFNSHTYNLHHKGFMRCGNSVPVGLDTSLLDDDIQHMKQTGIDTPYLAYPFGYTSTQMIYKLQQHGYRMAFTVKSGFVHPGDHPMKLPRLTVTTGTDLASLLQPESSPQNELPASENDQ
- the rplS gene encoding 50S ribosomal protein L19, coding for MNIVQAITQEQLRKDIPSFRPGDTLKVHVKVIEGTRERIQLFEGVVIKRRGGGISETFTVRKISYGVGVERAFPLHSPKIDRIEVARRGKVRRAKLYYLRELRGKAARIKEIR
- the lepB gene encoding signal peptidase I yields the protein MEQEVQHDRGNPAEEKNSRSKKAKNEIVEWLKAIVIALVLVILIRWLLFKPFVVDGPSMQPNFETGERVIVNEILYDIREPKRGEVIVFHVPSEGRDFIKRVIAVEGDTVEVQDDTVMVNGKKIDETYIQGAIDAAEANGGTYNVKDFPNEQFPDGKVPAGHVFVMGDNRPNSTDSRMIGYVSLKDIIGRADVIFWPIGEIKWINH
- the ylqF gene encoding ribosome biogenesis GTPase YlqF, whose product is MTIQWFPGHMTRARRQIQDKLKLIDVVIELLDARLPVSSRNPMIDEILLDKPRMILLNKSDLADAKVTQEWIEYFKKEGITAFPVDASTGTNVKDIPVQAKLLLKEKIDRQIAKGINPRAVRGLIVGIPNVGKSTLINRLAGRSIALTGDRPGVTKGQQWIKVGKEMELLDTPGILWPKFEDQNVGYRLAVTGAIKEEILNAEDIAFFGISYLMRYYWDALEERYGLQEFSKDADDSDSVIAIMEQVGRIRGCVVSGGRIDLEKASRAFLRELRAGKMGRFSMEAPY
- a CDS encoding ribonuclease HII, which translates into the protein MVENNEEIGLNLLDTPIGPKKKKEASEPRDLLLYEREYWDSGFERIAGIDEVGRGCLFGDVVAAAVILPKDLILEGVNDSKKLTEKKRDALYDVIMEKALAVGIGYADAETIDRLNIKQAARLAMKRAVEALGETPDYMLVDAEKVDVNVPQLSIIKGDANSQSIAAASIIAKVTRDRLCKEEWDTLYPEYGLSIHKGYATKVHREQIMALGATPMHRRSFLGNLLGEQQSLF